The Vicia villosa cultivar HV-30 ecotype Madison, WI linkage group LG1, Vvil1.0, whole genome shotgun sequence genome includes a region encoding these proteins:
- the LOC131622211 gene encoding GDSL esterase/lipase At1g29660-like — MASDTKTWLILHLLFLIACYMQHCVNGESSQVPCLFIFGDSFSDSGNNNYIPTIAKANYPPYGIDYPDGPTGRVTNGETQVDIIGNLLGFEKPIPPFENINGSDIRKGVNYASSSAGIRNETGKQTMRTNIDLGQQIENHKSIVAQIASKTIGVISPLEYLKKCLYFVYIGTNDYALNYFQPQFYPTSSTYRPEQYAQVLSNQLSDYVEDLYDLGARKFVAVGLGKIGCTPMALNNTITDFKRSKCVERLNDIEAMYSHRLRSLVNQFNTKHQDSKAIFVNTTAIGLDSSLESSVLGFTNFNQSCCPTMSDGFCVRDSTPCANRDEYIYYDGIHPTSAVNNITASLAYDSTDHPEITSPMDIKHLAQLVI, encoded by the exons ATGGCTTCTGATACAAAAACATGGTTAATTTTGCATCTTCTTTTCTTGATTGCATGTTACATGCAACATTGTGTCAATGGAGAATCGTCTCAAGTGCCTTGCCTTTTCATATTTGGAGACTCTTTCTCTGACAGTGGAAATAACAACTATATTCCAACAATTGCAAAAGCTAATTACCCACCATATGGAATTGATTATCCAGATGGCCCAACAGGAAGAGTTACTAATGGAGAAACACAAGTTGACATAATTG GTAACCTTCTTGGATTTGAGAAACCCATCCCACCATTTGAAAATATTAACGGCTCAGATATACGTAAAGGAGTTAACTATGCATCTAGTTCGGCTGGAATTCGTAATGAAACCGGAAAACAAACCATG CGTACTAATATCGACTTGGGACAACAGATAGAAAATCACAAAAGCATTGTTGCTCAAATTGCTAGCAAGACTATAGGTGTTATAAGTCCTTTGGAATATCTGAAAAAGTGCTTGTATTTTGTTTATATAGGCACCAATGATTATGCACTAAATTATTTTCAGCCTCAATTTTACCCAACAAGTAGTACCTATAGACCCGAACAGTATGCTCAAGTTCTGTCGAACCAGTTATCCGATTATGTAGAG GATTTGTATGATCTTGGGGCAAGAAAATTTGTGGCAGTTGGGTTGGGGAAAATAGGCTGCACTCCAATGGCCCTAAACAATACTATAACCGACTTCAAAAGATCAAAATGTGTTGAAAGGCTAAATGATATAGAAGCAATGTATAGTCACAGGCTAAGATCTCTAGTAAATCAGTTCAATACCAAACATCAAGATTCCAAAGCTATTTTTGTTAATACTACTGCAATTGGATTAGACAGTTCACTTGAAAGTTCAGTACTTG gttttaccaattttaatcaatcttGTTGTCCAACGATGTCCGATGGATTTTGTGTTCGTGATTCGACACCATGCGCGAATAGAGATGAATATATTTATTATGATGGAATTCATCCCACATCAGCTGTGAACAACATCACTGCATctcttgcatatgatagtactgATCATCCAGAGATAACTTCTCCAATGGATATTAAACATCTTGCTCAACTTGTTATATAA